The following coding sequences are from one Shewanella eurypsychrophilus window:
- a CDS encoding methyl-accepting chemotaxis protein has product MKISSKIVLASVLLSGIGIFTAGSLVGWKSSSIASVALEKRAFEQLVAIREIQKSQVERYFSTIEKEMITLSNDEMVIDVMHHLPQEFFDYAQQTSMRDDSALKRYYTNEFDKQYRNQNPSATGSATSKLSLLNRNTKAIQHAYISGNSNPLGSKNSLEFANDGTPYSKTHKKYHPHFNQYLEAFGFYDIFLIEPESGFVVYSVFKELDFATSLLDGPYKNTGLAEAYRLASQTTDKNATFLVDFKPYFPSYEAAAAFISSPVFSGEGEKLGVLVFQMPIDEINSLMTYDQEWSKVGLGSSGETYLVGDDHLLRSQSRFLHDDKKGYIKALRASGMNASVVDKIEASGSAIGYQTVESEGARLALSGQSGIKNIMDYRNVEVLSAFAPLEIPGVKWVILSEIDVAEAMQDKEDMLSAIWLTISVIMLILIPITLIAGFMVGRGISNPINDFIAQVNRVTQNKDLTTRIDYQGKDELFSLASSFNQLLQELQGILNSVEELAATLLQSTSKMMNDIQETTDQTMQQSNSADSVAVATNQLLATIQEVARNAAGAADSVRETNDKCLESTQGAERLEHDMAELNAQMASASESIEKLAHESESIGSVLDVIQAIAEQTNLLALNAAIEAARAGEQGRGFAVVADEVRTLASRTQQSTEDIREKINSLQHETEITVKMVTSSNEMANASIGTCEENRNILSEVVALVSQLSDMNMQIATASEQQSAVVGDINQNITEIADTSLKISSKAELSKDDVEKLSGLVTNLEEKMSEFKL; this is encoded by the coding sequence ATGAAAATTTCCAGCAAAATCGTGTTGGCTTCGGTGTTGTTATCAGGGATTGGCATTTTTACAGCAGGATCGCTGGTTGGTTGGAAGTCTTCTTCTATTGCATCGGTTGCATTAGAGAAGAGGGCATTTGAGCAGCTTGTAGCTATTCGAGAAATTCAAAAATCTCAGGTAGAAAGGTATTTCTCAACAATTGAGAAAGAGATGATCACCTTGTCTAACGACGAGATGGTGATCGATGTGATGCATCATCTGCCTCAAGAGTTTTTCGATTATGCTCAGCAGACCAGCATGAGAGATGATTCAGCCTTGAAGCGTTATTACACCAATGAATTCGATAAGCAATACCGTAATCAGAATCCATCGGCCACAGGCAGTGCAACGAGTAAACTCTCGTTGCTAAATCGAAATACTAAAGCCATTCAACATGCCTACATTAGTGGTAATTCTAATCCTCTTGGCAGTAAAAACTCTTTAGAGTTTGCTAACGATGGGACTCCCTATAGTAAGACTCATAAAAAGTATCATCCACATTTTAATCAATATCTCGAAGCATTTGGATTTTATGATATTTTTCTCATCGAGCCTGAGTCAGGTTTCGTGGTCTATTCAGTATTTAAAGAGCTAGATTTTGCGACATCACTATTAGATGGTCCTTATAAAAACACAGGGCTTGCTGAAGCATATCGCTTGGCGAGTCAAACTACAGATAAAAATGCCACTTTCTTGGTCGATTTCAAGCCCTATTTCCCCTCCTATGAAGCCGCTGCTGCATTTATCTCTTCCCCTGTGTTCTCCGGTGAGGGGGAAAAGTTGGGCGTGTTAGTGTTTCAGATGCCAATCGATGAGATTAATAGTTTAATGACCTATGATCAAGAATGGTCCAAAGTCGGGCTTGGGAGTTCTGGTGAAACCTATCTAGTGGGTGATGATCACTTGCTTCGTAGTCAGAGCCGATTCTTACATGATGATAAGAAAGGCTATATTAAGGCACTCAGAGCTTCGGGTATGAACGCGAGTGTGGTGGACAAGATTGAGGCCAGTGGCTCGGCTATCGGTTATCAAACGGTCGAGAGTGAGGGGGCTCGACTGGCATTATCTGGACAGTCTGGAATTAAAAATATCATGGATTATCGTAATGTAGAGGTATTGTCGGCATTTGCGCCATTGGAAATTCCTGGGGTTAAATGGGTCATATTGAGTGAAATCGATGTCGCCGAGGCAATGCAGGACAAAGAGGATATGCTCTCGGCTATCTGGTTGACTATCAGTGTCATCATGTTGATCTTAATTCCTATTACTCTAATAGCAGGCTTCATGGTCGGTCGGGGAATATCTAATCCAATCAATGATTTTATCGCTCAGGTTAATCGAGTCACTCAGAATAAAGACCTCACCACCCGGATCGATTACCAAGGTAAAGATGAGCTGTTTTCTTTGGCAAGCTCATTCAATCAGTTGCTGCAGGAGTTACAGGGTATTCTCAATAGTGTCGAGGAGTTGGCGGCGACTCTGCTGCAGTCGACGAGTAAGATGATGAATGACATTCAGGAAACGACAGACCAAACGATGCAGCAATCCAACAGTGCAGATAGTGTGGCGGTGGCGACAAACCAGCTATTAGCGACAATCCAAGAGGTGGCGCGCAATGCTGCTGGTGCCGCTGACTCAGTGCGTGAAACCAATGATAAGTGCTTGGAGAGTACCCAAGGTGCCGAGCGTCTGGAGCATGATATGGCGGAGCTAAACGCACAAATGGCTTCGGCATCAGAATCCATAGAAAAATTGGCTCATGAGAGTGAATCAATAGGTTCAGTGCTAGATGTCATTCAGGCTATTGCCGAGCAGACTAATTTATTGGCACTTAATGCGGCCATCGAAGCGGCTAGGGCGGGCGAGCAGGGAAGGGGGTTTGCGGTTGTCGCCGATGAAGTGAGGACATTAGCATCTCGTACTCAGCAATCTACTGAAGATATCCGAGAAAAAATTAATTCGCTGCAGCATGAAACTGAAATAACCGTCAAGATGGTGACCTCGTCTAACGAGATGGCCAATGCCAGTATCGGTACCTGTGAAGAAAACAGAAATATATTGTCCGAAGTGGTGGCGCTTGTTTCTCAGCTCAGTGATATGAATATGCAGATTGCGACGGCATCCGAGCAGCAGAGCGCAGTGGTTGGTGATATAAATCAGAACATTACAGAGATTGCCGATACTTCTCTAAAAATATCGAGCAAGGCAGAACTTAGCAAGGATGATGTCGAAAAATTGAGTGGGCTAGTGACTAATCTAGAAGAGAAAATGAGTGAATTTAAGCTTTAG
- the carB gene encoding carbamoyl-phosphate synthase large subunit: MPKRTDIKSILILGAGPIVIGQACEFDYSGAQACKALREEGYRVILVNSNPATIMTDPEMADATYIEPIHWEVVRNIIAKERPDAILPTMGGQTALNCALELESKGVLKEFNVEMIGATADAIDKAEDRGRFDKAMKAIGLECPRAGFAHTMAEAFAVQETLGFPCIIRPSFTMGGSGGGIAYNIEEFEEICTQGLDLSPTSELLIDESLIGWKEYEMEVVRDKNDNCIIVCAIENFDPMGVHTGDSITVAPAQTLTDKEYQLMRNASIAVLREIGVETGGSNVQFGINPKDGRMVIIEMNPRVSRSSALASKATGFPIAKIAAKLAVGFTLDELKNDITGGNTPASFEPAIDYVVTKMPRFNFEKFAGANDRLTTQMKSVGEVMSIGRTFQESLQKALRGLEVGKNGLDPIIDIESVDAMKRIRHELTEPGADRIWYIGDAFRAGLSVDDIFELTNVDPWFLVQIQDLINFETQVKDTGMSGLNEVFLRQLKRKGFSDLRLSDLLGVSESEVRKLRHKHEIHPVYKRVDTCAAEFSTDTAYMYSTYEEECESNPSNRDKIMILGGGPNRIGQGIEFDYCCVHAALALREDGYETIMVNCNPETVSTDYDTSDRLYFESVTLEDVLEIVRIEKPKGVIVQYGGQTPLKLARELEAAGVPIIGTSPDAIDRAEDRERFQQAIHRLDMKQPENDTVTTVESAIISAERIGYPLVVRPSYVLGGRAMEIVYDEQDLRRYFNEAVSVSNSSPVLLDRFLDNAIEIDIDAICDGETVVIGSIMEHIEQAGVHSGDSGCSLPPYSLSEDVQNRMREQVGKLAIELGVIGLMNVQFAVKDDEIYMIEVNPRAARTVPFVSKATGVPLAKIAARVMAGQSLKSQNFTKEVIPPFFSVKEVVLPFNKFPGVDPMLGPEMRSTGEVMGVGNTFAEAYAKAQLGATAAVPKSGRALLSVRDSDKQRVADLASNLIALGYEIDATHGTAIILGEAGINPRLVNKVHEGRPHILDRIKNGEYTYIVNTTEGRQAIEDSRQLRRGALRYKVDYTTTLNAAFATCMAHAADDRSTVTSIQELHKRIK, encoded by the coding sequence ATGCCAAAACGTACAGATATAAAAAGTATTCTTATCCTGGGTGCGGGTCCGATCGTTATCGGTCAGGCATGTGAGTTTGATTACTCCGGTGCCCAGGCGTGTAAGGCGCTACGTGAAGAGGGTTATCGAGTTATTCTGGTTAACTCTAACCCTGCCACCATAATGACAGATCCCGAGATGGCCGATGCAACGTATATCGAGCCAATTCACTGGGAAGTTGTTCGTAACATTATCGCTAAAGAGCGTCCTGATGCGATTCTACCTACCATGGGTGGCCAGACGGCGCTTAACTGTGCGCTGGAGCTGGAAAGCAAGGGTGTGCTGAAAGAGTTTAATGTCGAAATGATTGGCGCCACAGCCGATGCTATTGACAAAGCCGAAGATCGTGGCCGTTTCGATAAGGCGATGAAAGCCATTGGCCTCGAGTGTCCACGTGCGGGTTTTGCCCATACGATGGCCGAGGCATTCGCGGTGCAGGAAACTTTGGGATTCCCGTGTATTATTCGCCCGTCTTTCACAATGGGTGGCAGCGGCGGCGGTATTGCTTATAACATCGAAGAATTCGAAGAGATCTGTACTCAAGGGCTGGATCTGTCGCCTACTAGCGAGCTGCTAATCGATGAGTCGCTTATCGGTTGGAAAGAGTACGAGATGGAAGTGGTGCGTGACAAAAATGATAACTGTATCATCGTCTGCGCTATTGAAAACTTCGATCCAATGGGCGTGCATACAGGTGACTCGATCACCGTAGCTCCTGCTCAGACATTGACGGATAAAGAATATCAGTTGATGCGTAACGCTTCTATTGCGGTTCTGCGTGAGATTGGTGTGGAGACGGGCGGTTCTAACGTACAGTTCGGTATCAATCCAAAAGATGGCCGTATGGTTATCATCGAGATGAACCCAAGAGTATCACGCTCTTCTGCATTGGCATCTAAGGCAACAGGTTTCCCGATTGCTAAGATAGCGGCCAAGTTAGCAGTAGGTTTTACTCTAGATGAGCTTAAAAACGATATTACTGGTGGTAATACACCCGCTTCGTTTGAGCCTGCTATCGATTATGTGGTTACCAAAATGCCGCGCTTCAACTTCGAGAAGTTTGCCGGTGCAAATGACCGTCTAACTACTCAGATGAAGTCGGTTGGTGAAGTGATGTCCATTGGGCGTACGTTCCAAGAATCACTGCAAAAAGCATTGCGTGGACTCGAAGTCGGTAAGAATGGCCTAGATCCTATTATCGATATCGAAAGTGTCGATGCGATGAAAAGAATTCGCCACGAACTCACAGAACCTGGCGCAGACAGAATTTGGTATATTGGCGATGCTTTCCGTGCGGGTCTCTCTGTCGATGATATCTTCGAGCTGACTAATGTTGACCCTTGGTTCTTGGTACAGATACAAGATCTGATTAATTTTGAGACTCAGGTTAAAGATACTGGCATGTCGGGCCTGAATGAGGTCTTCCTACGCCAGCTTAAACGTAAAGGCTTCTCTGATTTACGTTTATCAGATTTGCTCGGTGTCAGCGAGTCAGAAGTTCGCAAGTTACGTCATAAGCATGAGATACATCCAGTGTACAAGCGCGTCGATACTTGTGCCGCCGAGTTCTCAACCGATACTGCTTATATGTACTCTACCTATGAGGAAGAGTGTGAGTCAAACCCATCTAATCGTGACAAGATCATGATCTTAGGTGGCGGTCCAAACAGAATAGGTCAGGGTATCGAGTTTGATTACTGTTGTGTGCATGCGGCTCTTGCTTTGCGTGAAGACGGTTATGAGACCATTATGGTCAACTGTAACCCAGAAACAGTATCAACTGATTACGATACGTCCGACAGACTCTATTTCGAATCTGTCACTCTGGAAGATGTGCTTGAGATTGTTCGCATCGAGAAGCCCAAAGGCGTTATCGTACAATATGGTGGCCAAACACCGCTTAAGTTAGCCCGTGAACTCGAAGCTGCAGGCGTACCGATAATCGGTACTAGCCCGGATGCGATTGACCGCGCCGAAGACAGAGAACGTTTCCAGCAGGCTATTCATCGTCTGGACATGAAACAGCCAGAAAATGATACCGTGACGACAGTCGAAAGTGCCATTATCTCGGCTGAGCGTATCGGTTATCCGTTAGTTGTACGTCCGTCTTATGTACTCGGTGGTCGGGCGATGGAAATCGTCTATGATGAGCAAGATTTACGTCGCTACTTCAACGAAGCCGTGAGCGTGTCAAACTCCTCTCCAGTATTGCTTGACCGTTTCTTAGATAATGCCATTGAGATCGATATCGATGCTATCTGTGATGGTGAGACTGTGGTTATCGGCTCTATCATGGAGCATATCGAGCAAGCTGGGGTGCACTCAGGTGATTCAGGTTGTTCATTGCCTCCTTATAGCCTAAGTGAAGATGTTCAGAACCGCATGCGTGAGCAGGTGGGAAAACTGGCCATAGAACTTGGGGTCATTGGCTTGATGAATGTGCAGTTTGCCGTGAAGGATGATGAGATCTATATGATCGAAGTTAACCCTCGCGCCGCACGTACCGTGCCATTTGTCTCTAAGGCGACTGGCGTACCTTTAGCTAAGATAGCCGCGCGTGTGATGGCGGGTCAAAGCCTTAAGTCACAAAACTTTACCAAGGAAGTAATTCCACCTTTCTTCTCGGTGAAAGAAGTGGTGTTACCGTTTAACAAGTTCCCGGGTGTCGATCCTATGCTTGGCCCTGAGATGCGCTCTACTGGTGAGGTGATGGGTGTCGGTAATACTTTCGCTGAAGCGTATGCTAAGGCGCAACTTGGCGCTACTGCAGCTGTACCTAAGTCTGGACGTGCTCTTTTATCTGTTCGTGACAGCGATAAGCAAAGAGTAGCGGACTTAGCTTCGAACCTGATTGCACTGGGATATGAAATTGATGCCACTCACGGCACTGCAATTATTCTTGGTGAAGCGGGCATTAACCCTCGCTTGGTTAACAAGGTACATGAAGGACGTCCGCACATTCTTGACCGCATCAAGAACGGTGAATACACCTATATTGTGAATACCACTGAAGGCCGTCAGGCGATTGAAGATTCACGTCAATTGCGTCGCGGTGCATTGCGTTATAAGGTTGATTACACGACAACCCTAAACGCTGCATTTGCAACATGTATGGCACACGCTGCAGATGACAGAAGCACAGTGACTTCTATACAAGAGTTACATAAACGCATTAAGTAA
- the carA gene encoding glutamine-hydrolyzing carbamoyl-phosphate synthase small subunit, with protein sequence MEVALTKSALLVLEDGTVFSGTAIGADGHAVGEVVFNTSMTGYQEILTDPSYSRQIVTLTYPHIGNTGTNDEDTESDSVHARGLIIRDLPLIASNFRNQQGLSEYLKANKLVGIADIDTRKLTRILREKGAQAGCILVGDDAEKALAEAKAFPGLKGMDLAKEVTTDKAYQWRSGSWRLVGGLPEDKPESELKYKIVAYDYGVKRNILRMLVDRGCDVTVVPAQTSAAEVLAMKPDGVFLSNGPGDPEPCDYAITAIQEILKTDIPVFGICLGHQLLALACGAKTLKMKFGHHGANHPVSNLEQGNVMITSQNHGFAADETSLPANIKVTHKSLFDGSLQGIHLTDKPAFSFQGHPEASPGPHDAAPLFNHFIELIELYRQNAK encoded by the coding sequence ATGGAGGTCGCGTTGACAAAGTCTGCCTTACTCGTACTCGAAGATGGAACTGTATTCTCTGGCACAGCAATTGGTGCCGATGGACATGCTGTTGGTGAAGTGGTTTTTAACACTTCAATGACAGGTTACCAAGAGATCCTTACAGATCCCTCTTATTCTCGCCAGATCGTAACACTTACTTATCCTCATATTGGTAACACAGGTACCAATGATGAAGATACAGAATCAGATTCAGTCCATGCTCGTGGTCTGATCATCAGAGATCTTCCTTTAATCGCCAGTAACTTCCGTAATCAGCAAGGTCTGAGTGAATATCTAAAAGCCAATAAGCTTGTTGGTATTGCCGATATTGATACACGTAAGTTGACTCGTATTTTACGAGAAAAAGGCGCTCAAGCAGGCTGTATCTTAGTCGGTGATGATGCTGAAAAAGCATTAGCTGAAGCCAAGGCGTTCCCTGGTTTAAAAGGCATGGATTTAGCCAAAGAAGTCACTACTGATAAAGCTTATCAGTGGCGCAGTGGTAGCTGGCGTTTAGTCGGTGGTTTACCCGAAGATAAGCCTGAATCAGAGCTTAAATACAAGATAGTCGCTTATGACTATGGTGTGAAGCGTAATATATTACGTATGCTTGTTGACCGTGGTTGTGATGTCACCGTCGTGCCAGCTCAGACATCAGCAGCTGAAGTGCTAGCAATGAAGCCTGATGGTGTGTTCTTGTCTAATGGCCCTGGTGATCCTGAGCCATGTGATTATGCCATTACAGCTATTCAAGAGATCTTGAAAACAGATATTCCGGTATTTGGTATCTGTCTTGGCCATCAACTATTGGCTCTCGCCTGCGGTGCTAAAACCCTTAAAATGAAGTTTGGTCATCATGGTGCCAACCACCCAGTGAGCAACCTTGAGCAAGGTAATGTGATGATCACCAGCCAAAACCACGGTTTTGCTGCTGATGAAACTAGTCTACCGGCCAACATAAAGGTGACTCATAAGTCACTGTTTGATGGCTCATTGCAAGGTATACATTTGACAGATAAACCTGCGTTTAGCTTCCAGGGTCATCCTGAAGCAAGTCCGGGTCCACACGATGCAGCGCCTTTGTTCAATCACTTTATTGAACTTATCGAGCTATATCGTCAAAACGCCAAGTAG
- the dapB gene encoding 4-hydroxy-tetrahydrodipicolinate reductase — MTEQVRVAITGGSGRMGRTLIEAARIHPAIYLGAAIERAGSTLIGVDAGELAGVGSMNVPITDSLDKTVDDFDVLIDFTSPEASVVHADWCARHGKAIVIGTTGFNDAQKELIAISATKTQVVMAPNMAVGVNLMWKLLELAAEVMGDYTDIEIIEGHHRYKKDAPSGTALKMGEVIAKTLGRDLNKCAVYGREGMTGERDRNTIGFSTIRAGDLVGEHTAMFADIGERLEITHKASSRMTFANGAMRASVWLVNQDVGLYDMQQVLGLK, encoded by the coding sequence ATGACAGAACAAGTAAGAGTGGCTATTACAGGCGGCAGTGGTCGTATGGGGCGTACTCTTATTGAAGCTGCGCGAATTCATCCTGCTATCTATCTAGGTGCTGCGATTGAAAGAGCGGGTTCTACCTTGATAGGCGTTGATGCCGGTGAACTCGCTGGCGTTGGTTCGATGAACGTACCCATCACAGATTCACTTGATAAGACCGTCGATGATTTTGATGTGTTGATCGATTTTACATCCCCTGAAGCAAGTGTTGTTCATGCTGATTGGTGTGCCAGACATGGTAAAGCCATAGTGATTGGCACCACTGGTTTTAATGATGCTCAGAAAGAGCTGATCGCTATTTCTGCTACTAAGACCCAAGTCGTAATGGCACCTAATATGGCTGTCGGAGTGAACTTGATGTGGAAGCTACTCGAGTTAGCGGCCGAAGTCATGGGTGATTACACGGATATAGAGATCATCGAGGGTCATCACAGATATAAGAAAGATGCACCTTCTGGCACGGCACTCAAGATGGGCGAAGTGATCGCCAAAACTTTGGGTCGTGATCTTAACAAATGTGCCGTTTACGGCCGTGAGGGAATGACCGGAGAGCGTGATCGCAACACGATAGGCTTCTCTACCATACGTGCAGGGGATCTTGTCGGTGAGCATACCGCCATGTTTGCCGATATCGGTGAGCGGTTGGAGATCACCCATAAGGCATCGAGTCGTATGACTTTCGCCAATGGTGCCATGAGAGCATCGGTCTGGTTAGTCAATCAAGATGTCGGGCTCTACGATATGCAGCAGGTATTAGGTCTCAAATAA
- a CDS encoding FKBP-type peptidyl-prolyl cis-trans isomerase has product MSDKFTSIEAQASYGVGRQLGEQLAANSFEGIDISAVQLGLADAFEGKESQVAMQDLQVAFTEISQRIQKVQEAAAEAASAEGETFLGENAKRDGIVILESGLQYEILNEGNGDKPSLDATVRTHYHGTFISGDVFDSSVVRDQPAEFPVSGVIAGWTEALQLMPVGSKWKLYVPHHLAYGERGAGASIPPYSALVFEVELLDIL; this is encoded by the coding sequence ATGTCTGACAAGTTCACTAGTATTGAAGCGCAAGCAAGTTACGGCGTAGGTCGTCAACTTGGCGAGCAGTTGGCAGCTAATTCGTTCGAAGGTATCGATATCTCAGCTGTTCAGCTAGGTTTAGCTGATGCGTTTGAAGGTAAAGAGAGCCAGGTTGCTATGCAAGATCTTCAAGTAGCATTTACAGAGATCAGTCAGCGTATTCAGAAAGTCCAAGAAGCGGCTGCAGAAGCGGCGTCTGCTGAAGGCGAAACTTTCTTAGGTGAGAACGCTAAGCGTGATGGCATAGTGATTCTTGAGTCTGGTCTTCAATATGAGATCCTCAACGAAGGTAACGGTGATAAGCCAAGCTTAGATGCTACGGTTCGTACTCATTACCACGGTACTTTTATCAGCGGTGATGTGTTTGATAGTTCAGTGGTACGTGATCAACCTGCTGAATTCCCAGTTTCTGGCGTTATCGCTGGTTGGACTGAAGCGCTACAACTTATGCCTGTAGGTTCGAAGTGGAAGTTATATGTTCCTCATCACCTAGCATACGGTGAGCGTGGTGCAGGGGCTTCTATCCCGCCATACTCCGCATTGGTATTTGAAGTCGAATTACTCGACATTCTTTAA
- a CDS encoding M48 family metallopeptidase has protein sequence MKYLLPLILPIFFISGCATHQSPTGRGQTLLFSANEINQMGDQSFEQIKTQEKISKDKATVAYVDCVANRITKVLPNKSIKWDVVVFESEQVNAFALPGGHIGVYTGLLKVAENADQLATVIGHEVAHVLANHSNEQVSRAQMTGMGMQLADAALGAGGVSNKDLYMAALGLGTQVGFILPYGREQESEADIMGVELMARAGFDPSQSMLLWKNMAKAGGGQGPELLSTHPSHSHRIDDLSQMQAQVMPLYMLSKGKIQNQCQNLK, from the coding sequence ATGAAATACCTACTCCCATTAATTCTCCCCATCTTTTTTATCTCAGGCTGTGCCACCCATCAATCCCCAACGGGTCGTGGGCAGACTCTGCTGTTTTCAGCGAATGAGATTAATCAGATGGGAGACCAATCTTTCGAGCAGATAAAGACGCAGGAGAAGATCAGTAAAGATAAAGCGACTGTGGCATACGTTGATTGTGTTGCAAATCGAATAACTAAGGTGCTACCTAATAAGTCAATAAAGTGGGATGTGGTGGTCTTTGAGTCTGAACAGGTGAATGCTTTTGCTTTACCTGGTGGTCATATCGGTGTTTATACCGGTCTATTAAAGGTGGCTGAAAATGCCGATCAACTTGCCACTGTAATCGGTCATGAGGTGGCCCATGTGTTAGCTAACCACAGTAATGAGCAGGTTTCTCGCGCTCAGATGACTGGGATGGGCATGCAGTTAGCCGATGCCGCACTCGGCGCTGGCGGTGTGAGCAATAAAGATCTCTATATGGCAGCGCTTGGGCTTGGTACTCAAGTGGGTTTCATATTGCCCTATGGACGCGAGCAGGAGAGTGAAGCTGATATTATGGGCGTAGAGTTGATGGCGCGAGCGGGATTCGATCCGAGTCAAAGTATGCTGCTTTGGAAGAACATGGCTAAAGCGGGAGGCGGCCAAGGACCTGAGCTGTTATCAACCCATCCATCACATAGCCACAGAATCGATGACCTAAGCCAAATGCAGGCACAAGTGATGCCACTTTATATGCTAAGCAAAGGTAAAATACAAAATCAATGTCAAAATTTGAAATAA
- the dnaJ gene encoding molecular chaperone DnaJ, whose translation MSKRDYYEVLSVGRDSSEREIKKAYKRLAMKFHPDRNPGDKDAEANFKEVKEAYEILTDSDKKAAYDQFGHAGVDPNRGGGGGHADFGDVFGDVFGDIFGGGRRGGGQRQAARGSDLRYNLELSLEEAVKGLTKELRIPALAACEPCDGTGAKKGSKPTTCGTCHGQGQVQMRQGFFAVQQACPTCHGRGKIIKDPCNKCHGEGRVEKSKTLSVKIPAGVDNGDRIRLSGEGEAGEFGAPPGDLYVQVSVREHSIFVRDGNNLYCEVPISFGKAALGGGIEVPTLDGKVNLKIPAETQTGRMFRMRGKGVKSVRSHAVGDLLCKVVMETPVNLNERQKELLREFDENLCGASKKHSPKAEGFFDGVKKFFQDLNT comes from the coding sequence ATGTCAAAGCGAGATTACTACGAAGTACTAAGTGTCGGTCGTGACTCCAGCGAACGTGAAATTAAAAAGGCTTACAAGCGTTTAGCCATGAAGTTTCACCCGGATCGCAACCCAGGTGACAAGGACGCTGAAGCCAATTTCAAAGAAGTGAAAGAAGCCTACGAAATCCTGACCGATAGCGATAAGAAAGCAGCCTATGACCAATTTGGTCATGCAGGTGTCGATCCTAATCGTGGCGGCGGTGGTGGACATGCTGATTTTGGCGATGTATTCGGTGATGTATTCGGCGACATTTTTGGTGGTGGACGCCGAGGTGGTGGTCAACGTCAGGCTGCTCGTGGTAGTGACTTGCGTTATAATCTTGAACTTTCTTTGGAAGAAGCGGTTAAAGGCTTAACTAAAGAACTTCGTATCCCAGCTTTAGCAGCTTGTGAACCATGTGATGGTACCGGTGCTAAGAAAGGATCAAAACCGACAACATGTGGCACTTGTCATGGTCAAGGTCAAGTCCAGATGCGTCAGGGATTCTTTGCTGTTCAGCAAGCCTGTCCAACTTGTCATGGCCGCGGTAAGATCATTAAAGACCCTTGTAATAAGTGTCATGGTGAAGGTCGCGTTGAGAAGAGCAAGACATTATCGGTTAAGATCCCTGCTGGTGTCGATAACGGCGATCGTATTCGTCTGTCAGGCGAAGGCGAGGCTGGCGAGTTTGGTGCACCTCCTGGCGATTTGTATGTACAGGTTAGCGTGCGAGAGCATTCAATCTTCGTGCGTGATGGTAATAACCTTTATTGTGAAGTACCTATTTCATTCGGTAAAGCTGCGTTAGGCGGTGGGATTGAAGTACCAACACTCGATGGCAAGGTTAATCTGAAGATCCCAGCAGAGACTCAAACTGGCCGGATGTTCCGCATGCGTGGTAAGGGTGTTAAGTCTGTACGCAGTCATGCGGTTGGCGATCTGCTCTGCAAAGTTGTCATGGAAACCCCTGTCAATTTGAATGAGCGTCAGAAAGAGTTATTGCGTGAATTTGATGAAAATTTATGTGGTGCATCTAAGAAGCACAGCCCGAAAGCCGAAGGTTTCTTCGATGGCGTTAAGAAGTTCTTTCAAGATCTAAATACCTAA